In Xyrauchen texanus isolate HMW12.3.18 chromosome 35, RBS_HiC_50CHRs, whole genome shotgun sequence, one DNA window encodes the following:
- the si:ch211-10d23.5 gene encoding uncharacterized protein si:ch211-10d23.5 isoform X4 yields the protein MAERHFVFADENELFSLMKDIDCLYCRNPVPASKHHLEKRHLKLAMYYKDADIGKFSIPCYCADGGHGRSHWHCPICPKILRRTQDYRNHITNHGVEVTDNTPVESRISLEMDDVRSTDTVTPFDKIHKYHKKLQSGIDAQEANLILKAKDVHTFELDNFGELQPTTFLFETLQTDKDDKMPDKKLTCQTCGILFTSLSNLRRHERLQHGQFQQPMFCIDAKNGIYITTKDLHGPRVPIHVLKSFALQVMLCESKECREFMIAQGQCGNPGKECCHLERTSHAQQYVPPPALCLNSLEEMTYKGLLSKSEKQQCQEMNSRACLEGVDCVYPISWGKFELLDRYVNFSVYTNLKDTWCQFGRTHVSFDTRSGNWKCLCEHKRNGCIHKYLSMWWVFQEQPEFFPNNLETNPEREDKIEEVVVLVENDI from the exons AGAGACACTTTGTATTTGCTGATGAGAATGAGCTGTTTAGTCTGATGAAGGACATCGACTGCCTGTACTGCAGGAATCCAGTCCCTGCGTCAAAACATCACCTCGAAAAGAGACACCTCAAATTAGCTATGTATTACAAAGATGCTGACATCG GGAAGTTCTCTATTCCCTGTTATTGTGCTGATGGAGGGCATGGCAGGAGCCACTGGCATTGCCCAATATGCCCTAAAATATTGCGAAGGACACAGGATTACAGAAACCACATCACCAATCATG GTGTTGAGGTGACAGACAACACACCAG TCGAATCCAGGATCTCGCTGGAGATGGATGACGTGAGGTCCACTGACACTGTCACTCCTTTTG acaaaatacacaagtATCACAAAAAGCTGCAATCAGGCATTGATGCTCAAGAGGCCAACTTGATATTGAAAGCCAAGGATGTGCACACTTTTGAACTGGACAACTTtg GGGAACTGCAACCTACGACATTCCTGTTTGAGACTCTACAAACAGACAAAGACGACAAAATGCCAGACAAGAAGTTGACTTGTCAAACATGTGGAATCCTCTTTACCAGTTTATCAAATTTGAGACGGCATGAGAGGCTACAGCACGGCCAATTCCAACAACCCATGTTCTGCATAGATGCCAAAAACGGCATCTACATTACAACCAAGGACCTGCATGGTCCGAGAGTCCCCATTCATGTCCTTAAATCATTCGCCCTGCAGGTTATGCTCTGTGAATCAAAAGAATGCAGAGAGTTCATGATAGCACAGGGCCAATGTGGAAATCCAGGCAAAGAATGTTGTCACCTTGAGAGGACCAGTCATGCACAGCAATATGTTCCCCCTCCAGCGCTCTGCCTTAACTCTCTGGAAGAAATGACGTACAAAGGCCTCCTGTCCAAATCGGAGAAACAACAGTGCCAAGAGATGAACTCAAGGGCGTGTTTAGAGGGTGTCGATTGTGTGTACCCTATTTCTTGGGGGAAGTTTGAGCTCTTGGACAGATACGTCAACTTTTCTGTGTATACCAACCTCAAAGACACGTGGTGCCAGTTTGGGAGGACACATGTCTCGTTTGACACCAGATCCGGAAACTGGAAATGCCTGTGCGAACACAAAAGAAATGGTTGCATCCACAAGTATTTGTCAATGTGGTGGGTGTTCCAAGAGCAACCAGAATTTTTTCCCAACAACCTTGAAACAAACCCTGAGAGAGAGGACAAAATTGAGGAAGTAGTTGTGTTGGTAGAGAATGACATTTAA